A genomic stretch from Aedes albopictus strain Foshan chromosome 2, AalbF5, whole genome shotgun sequence includes:
- the LOC109621807 gene encoding signal-induced proliferation-associated 1-like protein 2 isoform X1 yields the protein MYHRTRASSVHYPIAKKAKDSSNGMIGLQAELGGPPPGQLMTSPAAMMSNGPPNGPGSLLPPGHHHPTAGHPAAHLHPPPPPQQMGGRSGGTARERAQHAVEYYNSNVLRARVGAGLAGPRNSVHERYPYIQRHLGMNVGGKLAPQNSENLYRSNSSLELIHDHSGHHDGLHPGGSNLRREYGSHGSIDVISSDRHHSQTTGESFLAMLQEYRPAVFGMEHTHHHTGNHNHHDARNAGMLSSGDDSLDRGNSSPKLRMKFNRLWSSSGAHGAKPGRGQTQSASLDDTSLNPNVSVLSNVSATSTTTVSSADIEERQRRRAFAHFDCQSLTANLGYAAKLRGLLLARRRNTTTGASAAATYGTRSSTPDGDSIDEDYGDGQSNELLDSCPFFRNEVGGEEEREVSLTRMQNPMPAGQQRRAIHRPALAYGVSLLECGTNETLWKANSCPYQKGPRPIEQIDNGALYYRQHFFGQEHQNWFGMDEQLGPVAISIKKDKLPPSATPTLAIHGADVAATSNQTPQALYRLIVRTAELLTLRGSVIEDSIPNPRGTGKHVSTKEILEYVAPEVQISCLRLGVNTSQCEQQLLKLDEQGLTFKYKVGILYCRAGQSSEEDMYNNEEAGPAFNEFLDTIGKRVRLKGFEHYKAGLDNKTDSTGTHSLYANYQDCEIMFHVSTMLPFTPNNRQQLLRKRHIGNDIVTVVFQEPGALPFTPKNIRSQFQHVFIIVRAVNPCTDHTQYRVAVSRSKEVPVFGPPVRPGALYAKGKTFADFLLSKVINAENAAHRSEKFATMATRTRQEYLKDLTSNYCSATLVDTGQKFSIFPSKKRERSKPRFSGDLSQRGAFCWQVVLHDSGMSTQVDCFLGISAETFVLIEECSRQIIFVTPCKAILGWSTSQNSLRVYYHQGECVTLNMRDSGDRDEQLEVIERLRAVTNGCGALELSLRRNPMGQLGFHVQPDGVVTQVEISGQAWTAGLRQGYRLVEICKVAVATLSHDQMVDLLKTSAQVTVTVIESFADFSPRRGCFLQNCRFNAINYESDYETVPERADKNGKKHLPSAQLQSASHRRRYERNFSPPRSSNSSGYGTGSSSRSFTALHQNGIPPSVEQRYGQTDMGTLTSSSSGHSSNDERWYDVLEPQHEAPSSAIAPPTEPNYHHPKLTASSNSLPLAGATPRPLSLHNDSRQLTNNQNANANVALLKRLIINENHGALENGSSEPLYSSSMKNLANHHHLSAAEEEDLSRHNSPQLKRSATTTNIYGINGGSGGSKKTLNNGPMSSSSTSSSRNNSPRPNNNGLTDATKPRTKSSAPQRNSVNYTGSSLQEDLMRLINPDYIAAATSSDDNFNAGAMEKIHKGNPNSHSLGNISSLTASAGLKPIQQQQLTQKSRSREAINLGSSNNLKVAKGNNGGGSSNGTSEQESDVIFTTARPATVISSTTSNCSSPASELNNNNSSKLHINEDHLKMSPGKKQQLMALAAAAGGILKNGGGGGGSGGMMSNGGSGNGGGNMNGSGGGKIPLPDMKEMDWSSLVDTATKAMTQLSESGAKHPQGNVYYDDISQVLNGVVQQQQQLQQQQQQLQQLQQQQLQQQLQQQQQSSQLTSSTGQNGTGTPVLSDLSTTPSSASPVSTGSGSTANSGGQMMSMPNSSSLPELQSQVTQLSDRVLREQRRRRSLEHAVRRLTEENRRLQDESQAAVQQLRRFTEWFFQTIDRQS from the exons GACTCCAGCAATGGGATGATCGGACTGCAGGCGGAGCTCGGGGGACCACCGCCGGGACAACTGATGACCTCGCCGGCCGCCATGATGTCGAATGGGCCCCCAAACGGACCCGGTAGCCTCTTGCCACCGGGGCATCATCACCCTACCGCAGGACATCCAGCGGCGCATCTTCATCCTCCGCCGCCACCCCAGCAGATGGGTGGACGATCCGGTGGGACGGCACGGGAACGCGCCCAGCATGCGGTCGAGTACTACAACAGCAATGTCCTGAGGGCCCGGGTTGGAGCGGGTCTTGCCGGACCGCGGAACTCGGTCCACGAACGCTATCCGTACATCCAGCGTCATCTAGGGATGAACGTCGGCGGAAAACTGGCGCCTCAGAACTCCGAGAACCTCTACCGGAGTAACTCCAGCCTGGAGCTAATACACGATCACAGCGGCCATCACGATGGCCTGCACCCAGGAGGGTCAAATCTACGGCGGGAGTACGGCAGTCACGGATCGATCGATGTCATATCCTCCGATCGGCACCACAGCCAAACCACAGGCGAAAGCTTCCTAGCAATGCTTCAGGAATATCGCCCAGCCGTATTTGGCATGGAACACACGCATCATCACACAGGCAATCACAATCACCACGATGCCCGAAACGCTGGAATGCTTTCATCCGGGGACGATAGCCTGGATCGCGGCAACTCCAGTCCGAAGCTACGCATGAAGTTCAACCGGTTATGGTCGTCTTCGGGAGCTCACGGGGCCAAACCAGGCCGTGGACAAACGCAAAGCGCTTCACTCGACGATACCTCGTTGAACCCGAACGTTTCGGTACTGTCCAACGTCAGTGCAACGTCAACAACCACGGTATCGTCGGCCGACATCGAAGAACGCCAACGGAGAAGAGCCTTTGCCCACTTCGACTGCCAGTCGCTCACCGCTAACCTCGGCTACGCCGCCAAACTGCGAGGACTCCTACTTGCTAGAAGAAGGAACACCACAACCGGAGCATCCGCGGCAGCTACGTACGGAACACGGTCGTCCACTCCAGACGGCGACAGCATAGACGAAGACTACGGCGATGGCCAAAGCAACGAACTTCTCGACAGTTGCCCGTTCTTCCGTAACGAAGTCGGTGGAGAAGAAGAGCGCGAAGTTAGCCTCACAAGGATGCAGAACCCCATGCCCGCTGGTCAGCAAAGACGAGCCATCCATCGACCGGCTCTAGCCTACGGAGTATCTTTGCTGGAATGTGGTACGAACGAGACTCTCTGGAAAGCCAACAGCTGCCCCTATCAGAAGGGTCCTCGACCGATCGAACAGATCGACAACGGTGCTCTCTACTATCGGCAGCATTTCTTCGGCCAGGAACATCAGAACTGGTTCGGAATGGACGAGCAGCTGGGTCCCGTAGCGATCTCCATCAAAAAGGATAAGCTGCCGCCCAGTGCGACGCCTACCCTTGCAATCCACGGGGCCGATGTTGCGGCCACGTCCAACCAAACTCCTCAGGCCCTGTACCGGCTTATAGTCCGTACGGCCGAGCTGCTAACCCTGCGCGGATCCGTCATCGAGGATTCCATTCCAAATCCTCGCGGAACGGGTAAGCACGTCAGTACcaaagaaattctggaatacgTTGCGCCAGAAGTACAAATCAGTTGTCTACGGCTAGGCGTCAATACGTCCCAGTGCGAACAGCAGCTCCTGAAGCTCGACGAACAAGGCCTCACCTTCAAGTACAAGGTCGGAATCCTGTACTGCCGAGCCGGACAATCTTCCGAGGAGGACATGTACAACAACGAAGAAGCCGGACCGGCGTTCAACGAGTTCTTGGACACGATCGGCAAACGGGTTCGTCTCAAAGGCTTCGAACACTACAAAGCCGGTTTGGACAACAAGACCGACTCCACCGGAACGCATTCCCTGTACGCCAACTACCAGGACTGCGAAATCATGTTCCACGTGTCCACGATGCTCCCATTCACCCCCAACAACCGGCAGCAACTCCTTCGGAAGCGACACATTGGAAACGACATAGTGACGGTCGTTTTCCAAGAACCGGGAGCTCTTCCGTTTACTCCAAAGAACATCCGTAGCCAGTTCCAGCACGTGTTTATCATCGTTCGGGCGGTGAACCCGTGCACGGATCACACCCAGTACCGGGTGGCGGTGTCCCGTTCGAAGGAAGTGCCGGTATTCGGTCCCCCGGTTCGTCCGGGTGCTCTCTACGCCAAAGGAAAGACCTTCGCCGACTTCCTGCTGTCGAAGGTGATCAACGCCGAGAATGCGGCGCACAGGTCGGAGAAGTTCGCCACTATGGCGACCCGAACCCGGCAGGAGTACTTGAAGGATCTGACCAGCAACTACTGCAGTGCCACGCTGGTGGATACCGGTCAGAAGTTCTCGATATTCCCCAGCAAGAAACGGGAGCGAAGTAAGCCCCGATTCTCCGGCGATTTGAGTCAGCGGGGCGCTTTCTGTTGGCAAGTGGTGCTACATGACAGTGGGATGTCTACGCAGGTAGATTGCTTCTTGGGCATCTCGGCGGAGACTTTTGTGTTGATCGAGGAATGCTCAAGGCAGATCATATTCGTGACTCCGTGTAAGGCAATTTTGGGGTGGTCTACGAGCCAGAACTCCCTGAGGGTGTACTATCATCAAGGGGAGTGTGTAACGCTGAACATGCGGGATTCTGGGGATCGTGATGAACAGCTGGAAGTGATCGAGCGGTTACGAGCCGTTACGAATGGTTGCGGAGCGTTGGAGCTAAGTCTACGGAGGAATCCTATGGGACAGTTGGGATTCCACGTGCAGCCGGATGGCGTGGTTACACAAGTGGAAATATCTGGACAGGCCTGGACGGCTGGTCTACGCCAAGGCTACCGGTTAGTGGAGATCTGCAAGGTTGCCGTGGCTACGTTATCGCATGATCAAATGGTTGATCTCCTGAAGACTTCAGCGCAGGTGACAGTGACCGTGATCGAGTCCTTTGCTGATTTCAGTCCTCGTCGAGGCTGTTTTCTGCAAAATTGCCGGTTCAATGCGATCAACTACGAAAGTGATTATGAAACCGTCCCGGAACGGGCGGATAAGAACGGCAAGAAGCATCTACCCAGTGCCCAGCTGCAGTCGGCTAGCCATCGTCGACGGTATGAACGGAATTTCTCCCCGCCACGATCGAGTAATAGTTCCGGGTACGGAACCGGAAGCAGTAGTCGATCGTTTACTGCTTTGCATCAGAATGGTATTCCACCCAGCGTCGAGCAACGATATGGTCAGACGGATATGGGAACTTTAACAAGCTCATCCAGTGGACATTCATCGAACGACGAACGCTGGTATGACGTTCTAGAACCTCAACATGAAGCTCCTTCGTCAGCAATCGCTCCCCCTACAGAACCAAACTATCATCACCCAAAGCTAACcgcttccagtaattccttaccCCTTGCCGGAGCTACTCCTCGACCTCTTTCCCTACACAACGATTCTCGTCAGTTGACCAATAATCAAAACGCCAATGCCAACGTTGCCCTTCTCAAGCGTCTGATCATTAACGAGAACCATGGCGCGCTTGAAAACGGATCCTCCGAACCGCTCTACAGCAGTTCCATGAAGAACCTTGCCAACCATCACCATCTGAGCGCCGCCGAAGAAGAGGACCTCTCTCGACATAACTCACCGCAGCTGAAACGCTCCGCGACCACCACTAACATCTACGGAATTAACGGAGGAAGCGGTGGAAGCAAGAAAACCTTGAACAACGGTCCCATGAGCTCCAGTAGCACGTCCAGCTCCCGCAACAACAGCCCTCGACCGAACAACAACGGCCTTACCGATGCCACCAAGCCGCGAACGAAGAGTTCTGCGCCTCAGCGGAACAGCGTCAACTACACCGGAAGCTCCCTGCAGGAAGATCTGATGAGGCTCATCAACCCGGACTACATTGCCGCCGCCACTTCCAGCGATGACAACTTCAACGCCGGTGCCATGGAAAAGATCCACAAGGGTAATCCCAACAGCCACAGCTTGGGGAACATCTCGTCCCTGACGGCGTCCGCCGGATTGAAGCCGATCCAGCAGCAACAGTTGACACAGAAGTCACGCTCCAGGGAAGCCATCAATCTAGGTTCGTCCAACAATCTGAAGGTAGCCAAAGGAAATAATGGTGGAGGTTCGTCGAATGGAACCTCCGAGCAGGAATCGGATGTCATATTTACCACGGCCCGTCCGGCCACGGTGATATCGTCCACGACGAGCAACTGTTCTAGCCCGGCCAGCGAGTTGAACAACAACAATAGCAGTAAGCTACACATCAACGAGGACCACCTGAAGATGTCGCCGGGCAAGAAGCAGCAGTTGATGGCTCTGGCCGCCGCTGCCGGGGGTATATTGAAGAATGGGGGCGGTGGAGGTGGTTCTGGCGGAATGATGTCGAATGGTGGCAGTGGAAATGGCGGAGGGAATATGAACGGAAGTGGCGGAGGAAAGATTCCACTGCCGGATATGAAGGAGATGGACTGGAGCAGTTTGGTCGATACGGCGACCAAGGCCATGACGCAG CTCAGCGAATCTGGTGCCAAGCATCCGCAAGGGAACGTATACTACGATGACATCAGTCAGGTCCTCAACGGCGTAgtccagcaacagcaacagctgcaacaacagcagcagcaactgcaacaactacaacaacaacagctCCAGCAACaactgcaacagcagcagcagagctCGCAGCTAACTTCATCGACTGGTCAAAATGGCACCGGAACACCTGTCCTGTCGGACCTATCTACGACGCCCAGTTCTGCTTCACCGGTGTCTACCGGAAGTGGCAGCACCGCCAACAGTGGCGGCCAAATGATGTCTATGCCGAACAGTTCGAGCCTTCCGGAGCTGCAGAGCCAGGTGACGCAACTGTCCGACCGGGTCTTGCGCGAGCAACGCCGACGGCGCTCCCTAGAGCACGCCGTCCGCCGACTAACGGAGGAGAATCGCCGGCTGCAGGATGAGAGCCAAGCTGCCGTACAGCAACTGCGACGCTTCACCGAGTGGTTCTTCCAGACCATCGATCGCCAGTCGTAA
- the LOC109621807 gene encoding signal-induced proliferation-associated 1-like protein 2 isoform X2 yields the protein MFRNIFSILGDSSNGMIGLQAELGGPPPGQLMTSPAAMMSNGPPNGPGSLLPPGHHHPTAGHPAAHLHPPPPPQQMGGRSGGTARERAQHAVEYYNSNVLRARVGAGLAGPRNSVHERYPYIQRHLGMNVGGKLAPQNSENLYRSNSSLELIHDHSGHHDGLHPGGSNLRREYGSHGSIDVISSDRHHSQTTGESFLAMLQEYRPAVFGMEHTHHHTGNHNHHDARNAGMLSSGDDSLDRGNSSPKLRMKFNRLWSSSGAHGAKPGRGQTQSASLDDTSLNPNVSVLSNVSATSTTTVSSADIEERQRRRAFAHFDCQSLTANLGYAAKLRGLLLARRRNTTTGASAAATYGTRSSTPDGDSIDEDYGDGQSNELLDSCPFFRNEVGGEEEREVSLTRMQNPMPAGQQRRAIHRPALAYGVSLLECGTNETLWKANSCPYQKGPRPIEQIDNGALYYRQHFFGQEHQNWFGMDEQLGPVAISIKKDKLPPSATPTLAIHGADVAATSNQTPQALYRLIVRTAELLTLRGSVIEDSIPNPRGTGKHVSTKEILEYVAPEVQISCLRLGVNTSQCEQQLLKLDEQGLTFKYKVGILYCRAGQSSEEDMYNNEEAGPAFNEFLDTIGKRVRLKGFEHYKAGLDNKTDSTGTHSLYANYQDCEIMFHVSTMLPFTPNNRQQLLRKRHIGNDIVTVVFQEPGALPFTPKNIRSQFQHVFIIVRAVNPCTDHTQYRVAVSRSKEVPVFGPPVRPGALYAKGKTFADFLLSKVINAENAAHRSEKFATMATRTRQEYLKDLTSNYCSATLVDTGQKFSIFPSKKRERSKPRFSGDLSQRGAFCWQVVLHDSGMSTQVDCFLGISAETFVLIEECSRQIIFVTPCKAILGWSTSQNSLRVYYHQGECVTLNMRDSGDRDEQLEVIERLRAVTNGCGALELSLRRNPMGQLGFHVQPDGVVTQVEISGQAWTAGLRQGYRLVEICKVAVATLSHDQMVDLLKTSAQVTVTVIESFADFSPRRGCFLQNCRFNAINYESDYETVPERADKNGKKHLPSAQLQSASHRRRYERNFSPPRSSNSSGYGTGSSSRSFTALHQNGIPPSVEQRYGQTDMGTLTSSSSGHSSNDERWYDVLEPQHEAPSSAIAPPTEPNYHHPKLTASSNSLPLAGATPRPLSLHNDSRQLTNNQNANANVALLKRLIINENHGALENGSSEPLYSSSMKNLANHHHLSAAEEEDLSRHNSPQLKRSATTTNIYGINGGSGGSKKTLNNGPMSSSSTSSSRNNSPRPNNNGLTDATKPRTKSSAPQRNSVNYTGSSLQEDLMRLINPDYIAAATSSDDNFNAGAMEKIHKGNPNSHSLGNISSLTASAGLKPIQQQQLTQKSRSREAINLGSSNNLKVAKGNNGGGSSNGTSEQESDVIFTTARPATVISSTTSNCSSPASELNNNNSSKLHINEDHLKMSPGKKQQLMALAAAAGGILKNGGGGGGSGGMMSNGGSGNGGGNMNGSGGGKIPLPDMKEMDWSSLVDTATKAMTQLSESGAKHPQGNVYYDDISQVLNGVVQQQQQLQQQQQQLQQLQQQQLQQQLQQQQQSSQLTSSTGQNGTGTPVLSDLSTTPSSASPVSTGSGSTANSGGQMMSMPNSSSLPELQSQVTQLSDRVLREQRRRRSLEHAVRRLTEENRRLQDESQAAVQQLRRFTEWFFQTIDRQS from the exons GACTCCAGCAATGGGATGATCGGACTGCAGGCGGAGCTCGGGGGACCACCGCCGGGACAACTGATGACCTCGCCGGCCGCCATGATGTCGAATGGGCCCCCAAACGGACCCGGTAGCCTCTTGCCACCGGGGCATCATCACCCTACCGCAGGACATCCAGCGGCGCATCTTCATCCTCCGCCGCCACCCCAGCAGATGGGTGGACGATCCGGTGGGACGGCACGGGAACGCGCCCAGCATGCGGTCGAGTACTACAACAGCAATGTCCTGAGGGCCCGGGTTGGAGCGGGTCTTGCCGGACCGCGGAACTCGGTCCACGAACGCTATCCGTACATCCAGCGTCATCTAGGGATGAACGTCGGCGGAAAACTGGCGCCTCAGAACTCCGAGAACCTCTACCGGAGTAACTCCAGCCTGGAGCTAATACACGATCACAGCGGCCATCACGATGGCCTGCACCCAGGAGGGTCAAATCTACGGCGGGAGTACGGCAGTCACGGATCGATCGATGTCATATCCTCCGATCGGCACCACAGCCAAACCACAGGCGAAAGCTTCCTAGCAATGCTTCAGGAATATCGCCCAGCCGTATTTGGCATGGAACACACGCATCATCACACAGGCAATCACAATCACCACGATGCCCGAAACGCTGGAATGCTTTCATCCGGGGACGATAGCCTGGATCGCGGCAACTCCAGTCCGAAGCTACGCATGAAGTTCAACCGGTTATGGTCGTCTTCGGGAGCTCACGGGGCCAAACCAGGCCGTGGACAAACGCAAAGCGCTTCACTCGACGATACCTCGTTGAACCCGAACGTTTCGGTACTGTCCAACGTCAGTGCAACGTCAACAACCACGGTATCGTCGGCCGACATCGAAGAACGCCAACGGAGAAGAGCCTTTGCCCACTTCGACTGCCAGTCGCTCACCGCTAACCTCGGCTACGCCGCCAAACTGCGAGGACTCCTACTTGCTAGAAGAAGGAACACCACAACCGGAGCATCCGCGGCAGCTACGTACGGAACACGGTCGTCCACTCCAGACGGCGACAGCATAGACGAAGACTACGGCGATGGCCAAAGCAACGAACTTCTCGACAGTTGCCCGTTCTTCCGTAACGAAGTCGGTGGAGAAGAAGAGCGCGAAGTTAGCCTCACAAGGATGCAGAACCCCATGCCCGCTGGTCAGCAAAGACGAGCCATCCATCGACCGGCTCTAGCCTACGGAGTATCTTTGCTGGAATGTGGTACGAACGAGACTCTCTGGAAAGCCAACAGCTGCCCCTATCAGAAGGGTCCTCGACCGATCGAACAGATCGACAACGGTGCTCTCTACTATCGGCAGCATTTCTTCGGCCAGGAACATCAGAACTGGTTCGGAATGGACGAGCAGCTGGGTCCCGTAGCGATCTCCATCAAAAAGGATAAGCTGCCGCCCAGTGCGACGCCTACCCTTGCAATCCACGGGGCCGATGTTGCGGCCACGTCCAACCAAACTCCTCAGGCCCTGTACCGGCTTATAGTCCGTACGGCCGAGCTGCTAACCCTGCGCGGATCCGTCATCGAGGATTCCATTCCAAATCCTCGCGGAACGGGTAAGCACGTCAGTACcaaagaaattctggaatacgTTGCGCCAGAAGTACAAATCAGTTGTCTACGGCTAGGCGTCAATACGTCCCAGTGCGAACAGCAGCTCCTGAAGCTCGACGAACAAGGCCTCACCTTCAAGTACAAGGTCGGAATCCTGTACTGCCGAGCCGGACAATCTTCCGAGGAGGACATGTACAACAACGAAGAAGCCGGACCGGCGTTCAACGAGTTCTTGGACACGATCGGCAAACGGGTTCGTCTCAAAGGCTTCGAACACTACAAAGCCGGTTTGGACAACAAGACCGACTCCACCGGAACGCATTCCCTGTACGCCAACTACCAGGACTGCGAAATCATGTTCCACGTGTCCACGATGCTCCCATTCACCCCCAACAACCGGCAGCAACTCCTTCGGAAGCGACACATTGGAAACGACATAGTGACGGTCGTTTTCCAAGAACCGGGAGCTCTTCCGTTTACTCCAAAGAACATCCGTAGCCAGTTCCAGCACGTGTTTATCATCGTTCGGGCGGTGAACCCGTGCACGGATCACACCCAGTACCGGGTGGCGGTGTCCCGTTCGAAGGAAGTGCCGGTATTCGGTCCCCCGGTTCGTCCGGGTGCTCTCTACGCCAAAGGAAAGACCTTCGCCGACTTCCTGCTGTCGAAGGTGATCAACGCCGAGAATGCGGCGCACAGGTCGGAGAAGTTCGCCACTATGGCGACCCGAACCCGGCAGGAGTACTTGAAGGATCTGACCAGCAACTACTGCAGTGCCACGCTGGTGGATACCGGTCAGAAGTTCTCGATATTCCCCAGCAAGAAACGGGAGCGAAGTAAGCCCCGATTCTCCGGCGATTTGAGTCAGCGGGGCGCTTTCTGTTGGCAAGTGGTGCTACATGACAGTGGGATGTCTACGCAGGTAGATTGCTTCTTGGGCATCTCGGCGGAGACTTTTGTGTTGATCGAGGAATGCTCAAGGCAGATCATATTCGTGACTCCGTGTAAGGCAATTTTGGGGTGGTCTACGAGCCAGAACTCCCTGAGGGTGTACTATCATCAAGGGGAGTGTGTAACGCTGAACATGCGGGATTCTGGGGATCGTGATGAACAGCTGGAAGTGATCGAGCGGTTACGAGCCGTTACGAATGGTTGCGGAGCGTTGGAGCTAAGTCTACGGAGGAATCCTATGGGACAGTTGGGATTCCACGTGCAGCCGGATGGCGTGGTTACACAAGTGGAAATATCTGGACAGGCCTGGACGGCTGGTCTACGCCAAGGCTACCGGTTAGTGGAGATCTGCAAGGTTGCCGTGGCTACGTTATCGCATGATCAAATGGTTGATCTCCTGAAGACTTCAGCGCAGGTGACAGTGACCGTGATCGAGTCCTTTGCTGATTTCAGTCCTCGTCGAGGCTGTTTTCTGCAAAATTGCCGGTTCAATGCGATCAACTACGAAAGTGATTATGAAACCGTCCCGGAACGGGCGGATAAGAACGGCAAGAAGCATCTACCCAGTGCCCAGCTGCAGTCGGCTAGCCATCGTCGACGGTATGAACGGAATTTCTCCCCGCCACGATCGAGTAATAGTTCCGGGTACGGAACCGGAAGCAGTAGTCGATCGTTTACTGCTTTGCATCAGAATGGTATTCCACCCAGCGTCGAGCAACGATATGGTCAGACGGATATGGGAACTTTAACAAGCTCATCCAGTGGACATTCATCGAACGACGAACGCTGGTATGACGTTCTAGAACCTCAACATGAAGCTCCTTCGTCAGCAATCGCTCCCCCTACAGAACCAAACTATCATCACCCAAAGCTAACcgcttccagtaattccttaccCCTTGCCGGAGCTACTCCTCGACCTCTTTCCCTACACAACGATTCTCGTCAGTTGACCAATAATCAAAACGCCAATGCCAACGTTGCCCTTCTCAAGCGTCTGATCATTAACGAGAACCATGGCGCGCTTGAAAACGGATCCTCCGAACCGCTCTACAGCAGTTCCATGAAGAACCTTGCCAACCATCACCATCTGAGCGCCGCCGAAGAAGAGGACCTCTCTCGACATAACTCACCGCAGCTGAAACGCTCCGCGACCACCACTAACATCTACGGAATTAACGGAGGAAGCGGTGGAAGCAAGAAAACCTTGAACAACGGTCCCATGAGCTCCAGTAGCACGTCCAGCTCCCGCAACAACAGCCCTCGACCGAACAACAACGGCCTTACCGATGCCACCAAGCCGCGAACGAAGAGTTCTGCGCCTCAGCGGAACAGCGTCAACTACACCGGAAGCTCCCTGCAGGAAGATCTGATGAGGCTCATCAACCCGGACTACATTGCCGCCGCCACTTCCAGCGATGACAACTTCAACGCCGGTGCCATGGAAAAGATCCACAAGGGTAATCCCAACAGCCACAGCTTGGGGAACATCTCGTCCCTGACGGCGTCCGCCGGATTGAAGCCGATCCAGCAGCAACAGTTGACACAGAAGTCACGCTCCAGGGAAGCCATCAATCTAGGTTCGTCCAACAATCTGAAGGTAGCCAAAGGAAATAATGGTGGAGGTTCGTCGAATGGAACCTCCGAGCAGGAATCGGATGTCATATTTACCACGGCCCGTCCGGCCACGGTGATATCGTCCACGACGAGCAACTGTTCTAGCCCGGCCAGCGAGTTGAACAACAACAATAGCAGTAAGCTACACATCAACGAGGACCACCTGAAGATGTCGCCGGGCAAGAAGCAGCAGTTGATGGCTCTGGCCGCCGCTGCCGGGGGTATATTGAAGAATGGGGGCGGTGGAGGTGGTTCTGGCGGAATGATGTCGAATGGTGGCAGTGGAAATGGCGGAGGGAATATGAACGGAAGTGGCGGAGGAAAGATTCCACTGCCGGATATGAAGGAGATGGACTGGAGCAGTTTGGTCGATACGGCGACCAAGGCCATGACGCAG CTCAGCGAATCTGGTGCCAAGCATCCGCAAGGGAACGTATACTACGATGACATCAGTCAGGTCCTCAACGGCGTAgtccagcaacagcaacagctgcaacaacagcagcagcaactgcaacaactacaacaacaacagctCCAGCAACaactgcaacagcagcagcagagctCGCAGCTAACTTCATCGACTGGTCAAAATGGCACCGGAACACCTGTCCTGTCGGACCTATCTACGACGCCCAGTTCTGCTTCACCGGTGTCTACCGGAAGTGGCAGCACCGCCAACAGTGGCGGCCAAATGATGTCTATGCCGAACAGTTCGAGCCTTCCGGAGCTGCAGAGCCAGGTGACGCAACTGTCCGACCGGGTCTTGCGCGAGCAACGCCGACGGCGCTCCCTAGAGCACGCCGTCCGCCGACTAACGGAGGAGAATCGCCGGCTGCAGGATGAGAGCCAAGCTGCCGTACAGCAACTGCGACGCTTCACCGAGTGGTTCTTCCAGACCATCGATCGCCAGTCGTAA